One part of the Merismopedia glauca CCAP 1448/3 genome encodes these proteins:
- a CDS encoding NF038122 family metalloprotease, producing MNSISKLFRDSAKVCMPLTMALAGALHVIPAQALTFNFNAAPDIDANALAGFQTAGNFWSSIFTDDVTINIDINFSSLDPGVLAQAGSNTEGFSYSEIENALKADRKSADDFTAVANLPGIDIGAFSKAFAFVGTEEDGSLTLDPETEWTADNVFLDVNRANAKALGLLTNDGSADASITFNSDFNFDFDRSNGIDNNSFDFIGIAAHEIGHALGFVSGVDTVDYLSGSQTPYGQVDLDPYRIFSVLDLYRYSDLSVQVGNSYGLNILDLSADTRDKYFSIDGGVTNLASFSTGSINGDGNQASHWKDDLGLGIMDPTAGNGELLNISALDTQAFDVIGWDTQSQAVPEPTTIIGSLVLGAGFLAKRRQRRSYTNSP from the coding sequence ATGAATTCTATCAGTAAGCTATTTCGTGACTCTGCCAAGGTATGTATGCCCTTAACTATGGCATTAGCTGGAGCTTTACACGTCATTCCGGCTCAAGCCTTGACTTTTAATTTTAATGCCGCACCTGATATAGATGCTAATGCTCTAGCCGGATTTCAAACAGCAGGAAACTTCTGGTCATCTATCTTTACCGATGATGTTACAATCAACATTGATATTAATTTTTCATCATTAGATCCTGGTGTTTTAGCACAAGCAGGAAGTAATACTGAAGGTTTCTCATATTCAGAGATTGAAAATGCTTTAAAAGCTGACCGAAAATCGGCAGATGATTTTACAGCAGTAGCGAATCTTCCAGGAATTGATATCGGTGCTTTCTCTAAAGCTTTTGCTTTTGTTGGTACTGAAGAAGATGGCTCGCTAACACTAGATCCTGAGACTGAATGGACTGCTGATAATGTATTCTTAGATGTCAACCGAGCTAATGCTAAAGCACTTGGTTTGTTGACTAATGATGGTAGTGCTGATGCTAGTATTACCTTTAATAGCGATTTTAACTTCGACTTCGATCGCAGCAATGGAATCGATAATAACAGCTTCGATTTTATCGGCATCGCTGCTCACGAAATTGGTCATGCATTAGGCTTTGTTAGTGGAGTTGATACTGTAGACTATTTATCTGGTTCTCAGACACCTTATGGTCAGGTAGACCTCGATCCCTATCGAATTTTTAGCGTTTTAGATCTGTATCGCTACTCAGATCTTAGCGTACAAGTCGGTAACTCTTACGGGCTTAATATTTTGGACTTATCAGCCGATACTAGAGATAAATATTTCTCGATTGATGGTGGAGTTACTAATCTAGCTAGTTTTTCTACTGGCAGTATCAATGGGGATGGAAATCAAGCTAGCCACTGGAAAGACGATCTAGGGTTAGGAATCATGGACCCGACGGCTGGTAACGGAGAATTATTAAATATTTCCGCCTTGGATACCCAAGCTTTTGACGTAATTGGTTGGGATACTCAAAGTCAAGCAGTACCAGAACCCACCACTATAATTGGCTCTTTGGTTCTCGGTGCAGGTTTTCTGGCGAAACGTCGTCAACGCCGTAGTTATACCAATTCACCTTGA